The following are encoded together in the Mycolicibacterium arabiense genome:
- a CDS encoding ArsR/SmtB family transcription factor, whose product MAMKKSDRCAAVPPRGGASSNLDAAVALFHSLSDSARLAIVRRLADGEARVVDLIGELGLAQSTVSAHVACLRDCGLVTGRPEGRQVFYSLTRPELMDLLASAETLLAATGNAVALCPTYGTNSGIDASTGTQEARR is encoded by the coding sequence ATGGCGATGAAGAAGTCTGATAGGTGTGCGGCTGTTCCCCCGAGAGGGGGAGCGTCATCGAATCTGGATGCTGCGGTGGCGCTGTTTCACAGTCTTTCCGATTCGGCGCGGTTGGCGATCGTGCGCCGCCTGGCTGACGGGGAGGCCCGCGTGGTCGATCTGATCGGGGAGCTGGGGTTGGCGCAGTCCACGGTGTCGGCGCACGTGGCGTGCCTGCGGGACTGCGGGCTGGTTACCGGGCGCCCCGAGGGCCGGCAGGTGTTCTATTCGCTGACTCGCCCTGAACTGATGGACCTGCTGGCCTCGGCCGAGACGCTGTTGGCCGCCACCGGCAACGCGGTCGCGCTGTGCCCTACCTACGGAACCAACTCGGGCATCGACGCGTCGACGGGTACGCAGGAGGCTCGGCGATGA